From a single Lichenicola cladoniae genomic region:
- a CDS encoding NAD(P)-dependent oxidoreductase — MRIGIAGLGKMGAAIAARLNEAGEEVVVWNRSPLKAEATGLRVAATPRDLAEQTETVVSMLFDSPALQAVFYGESGLLAAARGKLFIEMSTVRPETQQALAADVQRAGGTFVECPVGGTTGPARSGQLLGLAGGEAADVDRARPVLERLCRRIEHMGPVGAGASTKLAINLPLLVFWQSFGEALALVRHLGKDPAWLVQLFAETAGGPNVLKVKAAAVVAALSGDPSVAATFEIDAMRKDLRTMLEEGNLHGIPLPVAAQTLVAFDEASVAGLGGRDCAYMPAYWAEKRLGDGPEPQAVAASVTF; from the coding sequence ATGCGCATCGGTATAGCAGGTCTGGGCAAGATGGGCGCCGCCATCGCGGCTCGGCTGAACGAGGCTGGAGAAGAGGTGGTCGTTTGGAACCGATCACCCCTTAAGGCGGAAGCAACCGGGCTGCGGGTCGCGGCCACGCCGCGTGACTTGGCGGAGCAGACCGAGACGGTCGTCTCCATGCTGTTCGACAGCCCGGCGCTGCAGGCGGTCTTTTATGGCGAGAGCGGGCTGCTGGCAGCGGCGCGCGGCAAGCTGTTCATCGAGATGAGCACGGTACGCCCCGAGACGCAGCAGGCGCTTGCAGCCGACGTCCAGCGAGCGGGCGGCACCTTCGTCGAGTGCCCGGTCGGTGGCACGACTGGGCCGGCGCGCTCGGGTCAGTTGCTGGGCTTGGCCGGAGGCGAGGCCGCAGACGTAGATCGTGCCCGGCCGGTCCTAGAAAGACTGTGCCGCCGGATCGAGCATATGGGCCCGGTCGGCGCCGGTGCGTCGACCAAACTCGCCATCAACCTGCCGTTGCTGGTGTTCTGGCAGAGCTTCGGCGAGGCGCTGGCGCTGGTCCGCCATCTGGGCAAGGATCCGGCCTGGCTGGTCCAGCTTTTTGCAGAGACGGCGGGCGGCCCCAACGTGCTGAAGGTGAAGGCGGCTGCGGTGGTGGCCGCACTCTCGGGTGACCCGAGCGTCGCGGCCACGTTCGAAATCGATGCGATGCGCAAGGACCTCCGGACGATGTTGGAGGAAGGCAACCTGCACGGCATCCCCCTGCCTGTTGCGGCGCAGACCCTGGTCGCGTTCGACGAGGCGAGCGTTGCCGGGCTGGGCGGTCGGGACTGTGCCTACATGCCCGCTTACTGGGCCGAGAAGCGGCTTGGCGACGGTCCCGAACCGCAGGCGGTGGCAGCCTCCGTCACGTTTTGA
- a CDS encoding zinc-dependent alcohol dehydrogenase family protein: MYAIELAGPDLGQFRRVDRPDPLPPGPGRVLVRMKAASMNFMDVAVATGQYPGVTYPIVPLVDGAGEVIQIGPDVWQVAVGDRVAVHSKPRWTAGEGNASIAKTTRGVNIHGSLIEIAELEAASIVKMPNHLSWEGIAATPGAGIAAWKGLEAASVGPASTVVLLGTGGVSIFALQLAKARGARVIITSSSDHKLERARALGADETVNYRDQPEWDAAVRRLTDGVGADLVIEAVGGADFNRSIKSVRYGGTIYALGFLGGTTAEVDLLSVIANGLRIEGTNGGSVADLTATVATIAAHRIEPAIDRSFALADLADAYSLMQRGGHFGKIAVALHW; this comes from the coding sequence ATGTACGCTATCGAGCTTGCCGGACCCGATCTTGGCCAGTTCCGACGAGTTGACCGTCCGGATCCCTTGCCTCCCGGACCGGGGCGTGTCCTGGTGCGAATGAAAGCCGCCAGCATGAACTTCATGGATGTCGCGGTCGCCACCGGTCAATATCCGGGTGTGACCTACCCGATCGTGCCGCTCGTGGATGGAGCGGGTGAGGTGATCCAGATAGGGCCCGACGTATGGCAGGTCGCAGTCGGGGATCGCGTTGCCGTGCATTCCAAGCCGCGTTGGACTGCAGGCGAGGGCAACGCATCCATCGCAAAGACGACTCGCGGCGTCAACATACATGGCTCGCTGATAGAGATTGCCGAACTCGAGGCCGCGAGTATCGTCAAGATGCCCAATCACCTGAGCTGGGAAGGGATCGCCGCAACTCCAGGCGCAGGGATAGCCGCCTGGAAGGGTCTGGAGGCTGCATCAGTCGGTCCGGCTTCAACGGTTGTTCTGCTTGGAACCGGCGGTGTGTCGATCTTCGCGTTGCAACTTGCCAAGGCTCGTGGTGCGCGAGTCATCATCACGTCTTCTTCGGATCACAAGCTCGAACGTGCACGGGCGCTCGGCGCCGACGAGACCGTCAACTACCGCGACCAGCCGGAATGGGACGCTGCGGTCAGGAGGCTCACGGACGGCGTGGGAGCGGACCTCGTCATCGAGGCCGTCGGCGGCGCCGATTTCAACCGCTCCATCAAATCGGTTCGTTATGGCGGGACGATATACGCTCTTGGTTTCCTAGGAGGCACAACTGCAGAGGTGGACCTGTTGTCGGTTATTGCAAACGGTCTCCGCATCGAGGGAACGAATGGTGGCTCCGTGGCTGACCTCACTGCCACCGTGGCCACCATCGCCGCCCATCGCATAGAGCCCGCCATCGACCGCAGCTTTGCGCTTGCCGACCTGGCCGATGCTTACAGCCTCATGCAGCGGGGCGGCCATTTCGGCAAAATTGCAGTAGCACTCCATTGGTGA
- a CDS encoding SDR family NAD(P)-dependent oxidoreductase gives MANITGKVAIVTGSSKGIGAGIAERLAADGAYVVVNYSRSAQDAATVVDRITTAGGKAFAVKADISKPAEIQPLIDSTLKQFGRLDILVNNAGVYKMDSLDSITPESFDEHYNLNVRGLLLTTQAAARVLPEGGVVVNISSGLAKSPYPMVHVYCSTKGAVDTLTRSLAMELGPRKIRVVGIAPGFTATEGNADTREQASGMLVARTPLGRVGLPKDIAATVAYVVSDDADWITGSTIDVAGGMVF, from the coding sequence ATGGCGAACATCACCGGGAAAGTGGCGATTGTGACGGGCTCATCCAAAGGGATCGGCGCGGGCATTGCAGAACGACTGGCGGCTGACGGAGCTTACGTCGTTGTGAATTACTCGCGCTCTGCTCAGGATGCAGCGACCGTTGTCGATCGAATCACTACGGCCGGAGGTAAGGCTTTCGCCGTCAAGGCGGACATTTCAAAGCCGGCTGAGATCCAGCCACTCATCGACAGCACGTTGAAGCAATTCGGCAGACTCGACATCCTGGTCAACAATGCGGGTGTCTACAAAATGGACTCGCTCGACAGCATTACGCCCGAGAGCTTCGACGAACATTACAATCTGAATGTTCGCGGCCTACTGCTGACTACGCAGGCTGCGGCGCGCGTGCTGCCCGAGGGCGGAGTCGTGGTCAACATCAGTTCGGGGCTGGCAAAAAGCCCATATCCGATGGTCCACGTCTACTGCTCGACTAAGGGAGCGGTGGACACGCTGACTCGCTCACTCGCGATGGAACTCGGCCCGCGCAAGATCCGCGTGGTCGGCATTGCACCCGGTTTCACCGCGACCGAAGGTAACGCGGACACTCGCGAGCAGGCGTCTGGCATGCTTGTCGCAAGGACGCCACTCGGCCGTGTGGGCCTCCCCAAGGACATCGCTGCAACCGTCGCCTACGTTGTTTCCGACGACGCGGACTGGATCACCGGCAGCACCATCGACGTCGCGGGCGGAATGGTGTTCTAG
- a CDS encoding TetR/AcrR family transcriptional regulator — protein sequence MKKVETAKRRTGGRPLSFDREVALRRAMHLFWRYGYEGTSLHALTEALGVTPPSIYTAFGDKKQLFLEAMRRYAGDPADMENSLAAAQTARDAVHEMLVTAAIAFTGETTPKGCLLASATASGSQASADVRSAVSEVRRGIAMRLAHRIDQDIAVGKLPALTNAAALSDLILAVVQGMSVLARDDAPRERLLALAEQFMLAWPDQQSDRKTPLA from the coding sequence ATGAAAAAGGTCGAAACTGCGAAACGGCGAACGGGTGGTAGGCCTTTGTCCTTCGACCGCGAGGTCGCGTTGCGCCGAGCAATGCACCTGTTTTGGCGGTATGGTTACGAGGGAACCTCGCTTCACGCGCTGACCGAGGCGCTGGGTGTCACCCCTCCAAGCATCTACACTGCTTTTGGCGACAAAAAGCAGCTTTTTCTCGAAGCGATGCGTCGCTATGCCGGCGACCCAGCAGACATGGAGAACAGCTTGGCGGCGGCGCAAACCGCACGAGATGCTGTGCACGAGATGCTTGTGACCGCAGCCATTGCTTTTACCGGTGAGACGACGCCCAAAGGTTGTTTGCTGGCCAGCGCCACTGCGAGTGGGTCGCAAGCATCGGCAGATGTCAGGTCAGCGGTATCCGAGGTGCGCCGGGGTATCGCGATGCGCCTCGCTCATCGCATCGATCAGGACATCGCGGTGGGGAAATTGCCCGCCTTAACGAACGCCGCGGCATTATCCGACCTGATCCTCGCGGTCGTGCAAGGTATGTCAGTGCTGGCGCGCGACGATGCGCCACGCGAAAGGCTGCTCGCGCTTGCCGAACAGTTCATGCTGGCTTGGCCGGATCAACAGTCGGATCGGAAAACGCCTTTGGCGTAG
- a CDS encoding LysR family transcriptional regulator, producing MQPDTVSLSQLRCFIAVIDAQSFVSAARQLALTTSGVSKTISRLEAGYGLRLLHRSTHSISPTDAGEQLIGPARAVLNGAADIDAILTHASMSAATGSVRIGAPPAFIRRRLVPLLPAFIERHPDIVLDLRASDVFVDLAEVGLDLAIRSGPLHGLPGHVRLPWFEFDWVACGSPSYLGRRGMPVTPSDLTRHDLIGFRNTRTGLIEPWRLRAESFPRSPNWRFITDDAESALLTTMEGAGIMWGPRWLAADALASGMAIEVLPDWRGNRMPMSILRRGQNLLPNRVRAVMDFLFSQAAALAKPNGPLEQHSPATL from the coding sequence ATGCAGCCTGACACCGTGTCCCTGTCGCAGCTCCGCTGCTTTATAGCCGTGATCGATGCCCAATCATTTGTCAGCGCCGCCCGCCAACTGGCTCTGACGACCTCTGGTGTTTCGAAAACGATTTCGCGGCTTGAGGCGGGTTACGGGCTACGCCTGCTGCATCGCTCGACCCACTCGATTTCACCGACTGACGCTGGCGAGCAGTTGATCGGACCGGCACGCGCTGTGCTGAACGGAGCGGCGGATATCGACGCCATCCTTACGCACGCGAGTATGAGCGCTGCCACGGGAAGCGTCCGGATCGGTGCGCCTCCTGCCTTTATTCGCCGCCGCCTCGTGCCACTTCTACCGGCATTCATCGAACGGCATCCCGACATCGTTCTCGATCTACGGGCCAGTGACGTATTTGTCGATCTTGCAGAGGTCGGGCTTGATCTTGCGATCCGCAGTGGGCCGCTCCACGGCTTGCCTGGACACGTTCGATTGCCGTGGTTCGAATTCGACTGGGTCGCGTGTGGGTCGCCTAGCTACCTGGGACGGCGCGGGATGCCTGTGACTCCATCCGATCTTACCAGGCATGACCTGATCGGCTTCCGCAACACGCGAACAGGGCTCATTGAGCCCTGGCGGCTCCGCGCGGAAAGTTTTCCGCGATCACCAAATTGGCGTTTCATTACCGACGATGCCGAATCGGCCTTGCTGACCACCATGGAGGGCGCCGGAATCATGTGGGGGCCAAGGTGGCTGGCAGCCGACGCGCTTGCCTCAGGTATGGCGATCGAGGTCTTGCCGGACTGGCGTGGGAACAGGATGCCGATGTCCATCCTACGACGTGGGCAGAACCTGCTTCCAAACCGCGTACGAGCGGTGATGGACTTCCTTTTCAGTCAGGCTGCAGCCTTAGCGAAGCCAAATGGGCCATTGGAGCAGCATTCACCTGCGACGCTTTAA
- a CDS encoding AraC family transcriptional regulator, which translates to MTNPLLDLVRRYADAHADATGLAPTAIPGLAIAHAVSPSGLIHAVSRPLVCLVLQGAKEVAMGPQVLAFSAGESLLITADVPTVSQITRASPASPYLSLVLELDRTIIADLAAQMNGERRARGALVQVHPTDSETAEAALRLMRLAGRPTTDPVLHAMLLRELHYWLMTGRHRAAIRRLGWPEGNGERVARAVALLRAEFARPLPIERLAVVAGMSVSSFHRHFMAVTSLSPLQFQKQLRLIEARRLMASEGQSASRAAITVGYESVTQFTREYGRMFGLSPVRDAGLARIEARAAA; encoded by the coding sequence ATGACAAATCCGCTTCTCGACTTGGTTCGCCGCTATGCCGATGCGCATGCCGATGCGACCGGCCTGGCGCCGACCGCCATCCCGGGACTGGCGATCGCGCACGCGGTGTCACCCAGCGGGCTGATCCATGCGGTGTCCCGCCCGCTGGTGTGCCTGGTGCTGCAAGGCGCGAAAGAGGTCGCCATGGGACCACAAGTGCTTGCCTTTTCTGCCGGCGAGTCGCTGCTGATCACGGCGGACGTGCCAACCGTCAGCCAGATCACACGCGCCAGCCCGGCCAGCCCCTATCTTTCGCTGGTGCTTGAGCTTGACCGGACCATCATCGCTGACTTGGCGGCGCAGATGAACGGCGAACGCCGGGCACGCGGCGCGCTGGTGCAGGTCCACCCGACGGATTCGGAGACGGCTGAGGCAGCACTGCGGCTGATGCGCCTCGCTGGGCGCCCGACCACAGACCCGGTCCTGCACGCGATGCTGCTGCGGGAGTTGCATTACTGGCTGATGACGGGGCGGCACAGGGCTGCGATCCGCCGCCTCGGCTGGCCCGAGGGCAATGGCGAGCGGGTGGCGCGGGCGGTCGCCCTGTTGCGGGCGGAGTTCGCCCGGCCGCTGCCGATTGAGCGGCTGGCCGTCGTCGCCGGGATGAGCGTGTCGTCGTTCCACCGGCATTTCATGGCCGTGACGTCGCTGTCGCCGCTTCAGTTCCAGAAGCAGCTGCGCCTGATCGAGGCGCGCCGGCTGATGGCGTCCGAAGGGCAATCCGCTAGCCGCGCCGCCATCACGGTCGGCTACGAGAGCGTCACCCAGTTCACCCGGGAATACGGCCGCATGTTTGGCCTCTCACCTGTCCGGGACGCCGGGTTGGCGAGGATCGAGGCGCGTGCTGCAGCCTGA
- a CDS encoding MFS transporter yields the protein MSPPRAGVFRSFEYHNFRVWSAGALVSNIGTWMQRIAQDWLVLTGLTDRDATAVGVVVALQFAPQVLLLPWTGWAADHLNRRKLLMATQATMGGLAMILGLLTVSGLVRTWHVDVFAFLLGCATAFDAPARQTFVADMVGEADLSNAVALNSTSFNASRLVGPAIAGLLIAAVGSGWVFIINAASFVSVLASLALMRPGELTARERPDAKSGSLVEGFRYVWRRPDLKVLLAMLLIFGALGLNFPIFISTMAASVFHTGAGGFGLLTSCMAVGSVIGALLAARRERPTLPLIVIGAAVFGCGYAVAAAMPSYGLFGVSLIAVGAASQTVTTSTTSLVQMSTEPAMRGRVMALLLAVALGGQPVGAPLVGWIANAFGPRWAIAVGAAAGFGTAAIGALYIARLHAGRPRIA from the coding sequence ATGAGTCCGCCACGGGCGGGTGTATTCCGCTCGTTCGAGTACCACAATTTTCGGGTCTGGTCGGCTGGCGCACTGGTTTCTAACATCGGAACGTGGATGCAGCGCATCGCGCAGGACTGGCTCGTGCTGACCGGTCTGACCGACCGGGACGCCACGGCAGTGGGTGTCGTGGTGGCGCTGCAGTTCGCGCCCCAGGTGCTGCTGCTTCCCTGGACAGGATGGGCGGCCGACCACTTGAACCGGCGCAAGCTCCTTATGGCCACGCAGGCGACAATGGGTGGCCTTGCGATGATCCTGGGACTCCTCACGGTCAGCGGCCTCGTCCGCACCTGGCACGTCGACGTGTTCGCTTTCCTGCTCGGGTGTGCCACGGCTTTCGATGCTCCGGCGCGCCAGACCTTCGTGGCAGACATGGTGGGCGAAGCGGACCTGTCCAACGCGGTGGCGCTGAACTCCACTTCGTTCAACGCATCGCGGCTTGTGGGTCCTGCGATCGCGGGCCTGCTGATCGCCGCGGTGGGTTCGGGTTGGGTGTTCATCATCAACGCCGCCTCCTTCGTCTCCGTGCTCGCATCCCTGGCCCTGATGCGACCCGGCGAGCTGACCGCACGCGAGCGTCCCGACGCCAAAAGCGGCAGCCTCGTTGAGGGATTTCGCTACGTGTGGCGGCGGCCAGACCTGAAGGTGCTGCTCGCCATGCTGCTGATCTTCGGCGCACTTGGGCTCAACTTCCCAATCTTTATCTCCACCATGGCCGCTTCCGTCTTTCATACCGGGGCAGGTGGCTTCGGGCTGCTGACGTCATGCATGGCGGTGGGTTCGGTGATCGGCGCCTTGCTCGCGGCCCGGCGTGAGCGCCCCACCCTACCGCTGATCGTGATCGGTGCTGCGGTCTTCGGGTGCGGCTATGCCGTCGCCGCCGCGATGCCGAGCTACGGCCTGTTCGGCGTCTCGCTCATCGCGGTCGGCGCGGCGTCGCAAACAGTGACCACATCCACGACAAGCCTTGTGCAGATGTCCACGGAACCTGCCATGCGCGGGCGTGTGATGGCGCTGCTGCTCGCCGTCGCCCTGGGCGGACAGCCAGTGGGTGCTCCTCTCGTGGGATGGATTGCCAACGCCTTCGGCCCACGCTGGGCTATAGCCGTCGGTGCAGCGGCCGGCTTTGGAACAGCTGCCATCGGGGCACTCTACATTGCACGGCTTCACGCAGGCCGACCAAGGATCGCGTGA
- a CDS encoding SDR family NAD(P)-dependent oxidoreductase: MLQPERRPLPPPQPPVMALHSLPITSLYSGTKAFVLAFSRGIQEELAGSGVRLQVVLPASVATEFYDQAGIRLSAFHPATVMTAEDMVDAALVGFDRGEAVTLRSVHDLALWDSYDAARAALFGAMQNGT; encoded by the coding sequence GTGCTGCAGCCTGAGCGCCGCCCGCTGCCGCCACCCCAGCCACCGGTGATGGCGCTGCATTCGCTGCCGATCACGTCGCTCTACAGCGGCACCAAGGCGTTCGTGCTGGCGTTCAGCCGGGGCATCCAAGAAGAATTGGCCGGGTCCGGAGTGCGGCTGCAGGTTGTCCTGCCGGCAAGCGTCGCCACCGAGTTCTACGACCAGGCCGGCATCCGGCTGTCCGCCTTCCACCCGGCTACCGTCATGACGGCGGAGGACATGGTGGACGCGGCCCTGGTCGGGTTCGACCGGGGCGAGGCGGTCACGCTGCGCTCGGTGCATGACCTCGCGCTATGGGACAGTTATGATGCGGCCCGCGCTGCCCTGTTTGGCGCGATGCAGAACGGTACATAG
- a CDS encoding SDR family NAD(P)-dependent oxidoreductase: MASTRYLNKYDLTGRTAVITGGGRGIGLACAEALSEAGARIVLLERDEDAARSGAASLSASGADVSWRLVDVVDPDALQAAADAIEREIGGVDILVCCAGIAISGVAAEVATAEQWRQVIDINLNGVFWSCQAFGRAMLERGRGAIVNMGSMSGLVVNRPQEQASYNASKAAVHQLTRSLAAEWAKRGVRVNAVAPTYIDTPMTRYGMQDETLKHAWLDATPMGRVGRTDEVASVVLFLASEAASLLTGSIVVADAGYTCW, from the coding sequence CGGTGATCACCGGCGGTGGCCGGGGGATCGGCCTTGCCTGCGCGGAAGCTCTTTCGGAGGCCGGCGCGCGCATCGTGCTGCTCGAGCGCGACGAGGACGCGGCACGTTCAGGCGCTGCCAGCCTGTCGGCATCGGGGGCGGATGTTTCCTGGCGATTGGTCGATGTCGTCGATCCCGACGCACTCCAGGCAGCCGCCGACGCGATCGAACGCGAGATCGGTGGGGTCGATATCCTAGTCTGCTGTGCCGGCATCGCCATCAGCGGCGTGGCCGCCGAAGTCGCCACCGCCGAACAGTGGCGCCAGGTCATCGACATCAATCTGAACGGGGTGTTCTGGTCGTGCCAGGCGTTCGGGCGCGCCATGCTGGAACGCGGTCGCGGCGCCATCGTCAACATGGGCTCGATGTCCGGCCTGGTGGTGAACCGCCCGCAGGAACAGGCTTCATACAATGCGTCCAAGGCGGCGGTGCACCAGCTCACCCGGTCACTCGCCGCCGAATGGGCGAAACGCGGGGTGCGCGTCAATGCGGTGGCACCGACCTACATCGACACGCCGATGACCCGCTACGGCATGCAGGATGAAACCCTGAAGCACGCCTGGCTGGACGCCACGCCGATGGGCCGGGTCGGACGCACCGATGAAGTCGCCTCAGTCGTGCTGTTCCTGGCCTCCGAAGCGGCCAGCCTGCTGACCGGCAGCATCGTCGTCGCCGATGCTGGATACACCTGCTGGTAA
- a CDS encoding SDR family oxidoreductase: protein MNTPFSTVTSSFSFRNRQALISGASSGIGLELARGFKALGASVLATGSSLFKLSVLGEVPVLLRSFGVLEYGPELCSFYFARE from the coding sequence ATGAACACGCCATTCTCCACCGTCACGAGCAGCTTCTCGTTCCGTAACCGGCAGGCGCTAATCTCCGGCGCCTCCAGCGGGATCGGCCTTGAACTCGCGCGCGGCTTCAAGGCGCTCGGCGCTTCGGTCCTGGCGACGGGAAGCTCGCTCTTCAAACTTTCGGTGCTCGGTGAGGTTCCGGTTCTGTTGCGAAGTTTCGGCGTGCTTGAGTATGGGCCGGAACTCTGTTCTTTCTATTTTGCGAGGGAGTAG
- a CDS encoding LLM class flavin-dependent oxidoreductase, translating to MLPSGRAELMVGRGAFVESFPLFGHALDDYEALYDEKLGLLLDLFKTERVTWLGRFRPALHEAEIAPRPMGQQQPVWIGAGGTPASAVRAGRAGLPMNLANIGGEPARFVPFVELYRRSGLAAGHDPSHLKVGISSHLHVAKDAQRAREDFYPYYARYMGHNLPNRDRGWQVSRDDFEALAGPRGALFVGSPQQIVDKILYEHELFGHERFMAQIDIGGLLFGKVATAIELLAAEVLPAVRRATRGQVSEAA from the coding sequence TTGCTTCCCTCGGGGCGGGCCGAACTGATGGTCGGCCGCGGCGCCTTCGTCGAGTCGTTCCCGCTGTTCGGCCACGCGCTGGACGACTACGAGGCGCTCTACGACGAGAAGCTCGGCCTCCTGCTCGACCTGTTCAAGACCGAACGCGTGACGTGGCTTGGCCGCTTCCGCCCAGCGTTGCACGAGGCCGAGATTGCGCCACGGCCGATGGGCCAGCAGCAGCCAGTCTGGATCGGTGCCGGCGGCACGCCAGCAAGCGCCGTGCGCGCGGGCCGTGCCGGGTTGCCGATGAACCTTGCCAACATCGGCGGCGAGCCTGCGCGCTTCGTTCCATTCGTCGAGCTTTATCGCCGCAGCGGCCTCGCGGCCGGACATGATCCCTCGCATCTCAAGGTCGGCATCTCGAGCCACCTGCATGTCGCCAAGGACGCGCAGCGGGCTCGTGAGGACTTCTACCCGTACTATGCGCGCTACATGGGCCACAACCTGCCGAACCGAGACCGCGGCTGGCAGGTGTCGCGGGACGACTTCGAGGCGCTGGCCGGCCCGCGCGGCGCGTTGTTCGTCGGCAGCCCGCAGCAGATCGTGGACAAGATCCTCTACGAGCACGAACTGTTCGGCCACGAGCGCTTCATGGCGCAGATCGATATCGGTGGCCTGCTGTTCGGCAAGGTCGCCACTGCGATCGAGCTGCTCGCGGCCGAGGTGCTGCCGGCTGTCCGGCGTGCGACGCGGGGACAGGTGTCGGAAGCCGCTTAG
- a CDS encoding SDR family NAD(P)-dependent oxidoreductase translates to MAKISIVTGASRGLGRNTALSIAHHGGDVILTYQSRSDDAKSAVAEIEALGRKAVAIQLDTGKVAGFAAFAERLRTVLAETWQRDTFDHLVNNAGHGTYAMLDQTTEAQFDELCDVHFKGVYFLTQTLLPVIADGGRIVNLSSGLTRGCFPGYAAYAAVKGAVEVLTRYMAKELGSRGIAVNTVAPGAIETDFGGGGVRDNPAINKLFADMTALGRAGVPDDIGPMIASLLQDDNRWVNAQRIEVSGGQGI, encoded by the coding sequence ATGGCCAAGATTTCCATCGTCACCGGCGCCAGCCGCGGTCTCGGCCGCAACACCGCACTCAGCATCGCCCATCACGGAGGGGACGTGATCCTGACTTACCAAAGCCGCAGCGACGACGCGAAGTCCGCTGTCGCCGAGATCGAGGCGCTAGGCCGCAAAGCCGTCGCCATCCAGCTCGATACCGGGAAGGTCGCAGGGTTCGCAGCCTTTGCCGAGCGGCTTCGGACCGTGCTGGCCGAGACCTGGCAACGCGACACCTTCGACCACTTGGTGAACAACGCCGGGCACGGCACCTATGCCATGCTCGACCAGACGACCGAGGCCCAATTCGACGAGCTGTGCGACGTGCACTTCAAAGGCGTCTACTTTCTAACGCAGACGCTGCTGCCGGTGATCGCCGATGGCGGGCGGATCGTTAATCTATCGTCGGGCCTGACCAGGGGCTGCTTTCCCGGCTACGCCGCGTATGCGGCCGTGAAAGGCGCGGTCGAGGTGCTGACCCGCTACATGGCCAAGGAGCTGGGCAGCCGTGGTATTGCCGTCAACACGGTCGCACCTGGCGCGATCGAGACGGATTTTGGCGGCGGCGGCGTCCGTGACAACCCGGCGATCAACAAGCTGTTCGCGGACATGACCGCGCTGGGTCGTGCCGGCGTTCCCGACGATATCGGGCCGATGATCGCAAGCCTATTGCAGGACGATAATCGCTGGGTCAACGCCCAGCGCATCGAGGTGTCGGGCGGCCAGGGCATCTGA
- a CDS encoding VOC family protein: MSQSNLGASDKSTSRPIAAGTRIGHVHLKVADLGRSLAFYVGVLGFELVQHFGPQAAFISAGGYHHHIGLNTWESRGGRPPAPGTTGLFHLAILYPTRADLADALRRLNAAGITLDGAADHGVSEALYLADPDGNGLELYWDRPDEDWPRDENGSIVAYTRRLDLGGLLAI; the protein is encoded by the coding sequence ATGTCTCAGTCCAACCTAGGTGCAAGTGACAAAAGTACGTCGCGGCCCATCGCCGCCGGGACGAGGATCGGCCACGTCCACCTCAAGGTTGCGGACCTGGGCCGTTCGCTGGCGTTCTACGTCGGCGTGCTCGGGTTCGAGCTGGTGCAGCACTTCGGCCCGCAGGCGGCCTTCATCTCGGCGGGCGGCTATCATCACCACATCGGTCTGAATACCTGGGAGAGCCGTGGCGGCCGACCGCCGGCGCCCGGGACGACCGGGCTGTTCCACCTGGCGATACTGTATCCTACGCGGGCGGATCTGGCGGACGCGCTCCGACGTCTGAACGCTGCGGGCATCACCCTCGACGGTGCGGCGGACCACGGCGTGAGCGAGGCGCTCTATCTGGCTGACCCCGACGGCAACGGCCTGGAACTCTATTGGGACAGGCCGGACGAGGATTGGCCACGCGACGAGAACGGCTCAATTGTCGCTTACACGCGTCGGCTGGATTTGGGCGGGCTTCTTGCGATATGA